The following proteins are encoded in a genomic region of Methanoculleus oceani:
- a CDS encoding 2-isopropylmalate synthase, which yields MIVLFGESIRFFDTTLRDGEQTPGVCLTPAEKLEIATHLSDLGVHVIEAGSAAASIGERESIRAIADAGLAAECCTYVRALPGDIDLAADAGADSVHLVVPVSDLHISTKLRKTREQVCEMAWSAVEYAKDRDLVVELSGEDASRADQAFLAEVFREGVERGADRLCFCDTVGLLTPEKAAEIVPPLLFAPFSIHCHDDLGFALANSVAALRAGASCAHVTVNGLGERAGNTGLEELVMALEVLYGVDTGIKTEELYPLSTHVARLTGVPLATNKPIVGEMAFTHESGIHAHGVMRDASTYEPLRPERVGRKRRIVLGKHSGSAAVEAALNDMGYAPDSAQLKEIVARIKQVGDAGMRITDADIMAIADTVMEIEFTPCIELRQFTIVSGSNAMPTASVTMLVNGDEITGAAVGTGPVDAAIRALQRSVADVGSVRLDEYSVDAITGGTDALVDVSVKLSKDGKTVTSRGARTDIIMASVEAVIAGMNRLLREEHEDRSQDSD from the coding sequence GTGATCGTTTTATTTGGTGAATCGATTCGCTTTTTTGACACTACCTTACGGGACGGCGAACAGACACCGGGTGTCTGCCTGACGCCGGCCGAGAAGCTTGAGATTGCAACGCATCTTTCCGACCTCGGGGTCCACGTGATTGAAGCAGGCTCAGCTGCCGCATCCATCGGAGAACGCGAGTCCATCCGGGCCATCGCCGACGCCGGCCTTGCCGCCGAGTGCTGCACCTACGTCCGGGCTCTGCCCGGGGATATCGACCTCGCCGCCGATGCCGGTGCCGACTCCGTCCACCTCGTCGTCCCGGTGAGCGATCTGCATATCAGCACGAAGCTCCGCAAAACCCGCGAACAGGTCTGCGAGATGGCGTGGAGCGCCGTCGAGTACGCGAAGGACCGCGATCTTGTCGTCGAACTCTCCGGGGAGGACGCATCCCGCGCCGATCAGGCGTTCCTTGCAGAGGTCTTCCGGGAAGGGGTCGAGCGGGGCGCAGACCGGCTCTGCTTCTGCGACACCGTCGGCCTTCTCACGCCCGAGAAGGCCGCAGAGATCGTCCCGCCGCTCCTCTTCGCCCCGTTCTCCATCCACTGCCACGACGACCTGGGGTTCGCGCTCGCAAACTCCGTCGCCGCCCTCCGTGCGGGGGCATCCTGTGCCCACGTCACCGTCAACGGCCTCGGGGAGCGGGCGGGCAACACGGGGCTTGAGGAACTGGTGATGGCGCTCGAGGTGCTCTACGGGGTCGATACCGGGATCAAGACCGAAGAACTCTACCCGCTCTCGACGCACGTCGCCCGGCTGACCGGGGTGCCGCTCGCGACCAACAAGCCGATCGTCGGCGAGATGGCCTTCACCCACGAGAGCGGGATCCACGCCCACGGGGTGATGCGGGACGCGAGCACCTACGAGCCGCTCCGGCCTGAGAGGGTCGGGCGGAAGCGCCGCATCGTCCTTGGGAAGCATTCCGGGTCGGCGGCGGTCGAGGCCGCGCTCAACGACATGGGGTATGCCCCGGACAGCGCGCAGCTTAAGGAGATCGTCGCGCGGATCAAGCAGGTCGGAGATGCCGGGATGCGGATAACCGACGCCGATATCATGGCGATCGCCGACACCGTCATGGAGATCGAGTTTACGCCGTGCATCGAACTGCGCCAGTTCACCATCGTCTCGGGCAGCAATGCGATGCCGACCGCCTCGGTGACGATGCTCGTCAACGGCGACGAGATCACCGGCGCCGCAGTCGGGACCGGGCCGGTGGATGCGGCGATCCGCGCGCTCCAGAGATCGGTAGCGGACGTCGGCAGCGTAAGGCTCGACGAATACAGCGTGGATGCCATAACCGGCGGCACTGACGCCCTCGTCGACGTATCGGTGAAACTCAGCAAGGACGGGAAGACCGTGACTTCACGGGGTGCGAGGACCGACATCATCATGGCAAGCGTCGAAGCAGTTATCGCAGGGATGAACAGATTACTCAGGGAAGAGCATGAAGACCGGAGCCAGGACTCTGATTGA
- a CDS encoding DUF4013 domain-containing protein, with protein MDYVRLLSESFEYAKDAIWGRWVRWLLLLISTIIFPLIYGYTVRVMSGTKPAPELEGWIGLFIDGIKLIVITIVYSIPLIILTLLPFAMYFIPISSTVTPAGSGPEPLLSPELAVFAALAIFVIFIVAAIIIGILSTFAVVRFSRTGRMGEAFRIRTLLTHIGRVGWLNCFIALLVMGIVIAIVQFVLMLIPVIGWLLTLLLTPAFIIFSARYVALLYESAPAPA; from the coding sequence ATGGATTACGTCCGATTACTCAGCGAGTCCTTTGAATACGCAAAGGACGCCATCTGGGGCAGGTGGGTCCGCTGGCTCCTCCTGCTCATCAGCACGATCATATTCCCGCTCATCTACGGCTACACGGTGCGGGTCATGAGCGGCACAAAGCCCGCCCCCGAACTCGAAGGCTGGATCGGGCTCTTCATCGACGGCATCAAACTGATCGTCATCACGATCGTCTACTCGATCCCGCTCATCATCCTCACGCTCCTTCCCTTCGCGATGTACTTCATCCCGATTTCATCGACGGTAACCCCGGCGGGATCAGGTCCTGAACCGCTCCTCAGTCCGGAGCTGGCCGTCTTCGCAGCCCTGGCAATCTTCGTTATCTTCATCGTCGCCGCCATCATCATCGGCATCCTCTCGACCTTTGCGGTGGTCCGGTTCTCCCGGACGGGGAGGATGGGCGAGGCCTTCAGGATCCGCACTCTCCTCACCCACATCGGCAGGGTAGGGTGGCTCAACTGCTTCATCGCCCTTCTCGTCATGGGCATCGTGATCGCGATCGTGCAGTTCGTTCTCATGCTCATCCCGGTCATCGGCTGGCTCCTCACGCTCCTCCTCACGCCGGCGTTCATCATCTTCTCCGCCCGGTACGTCGCCCTCCTCTACGAGAGCGCCCCGGCGCCGGCGTGA
- a CDS encoding DUF4013 domain-containing protein: MLHLMDYGTVISRSFEYTKDALVGKWMDWVILAVLALVQAITLSLIPLLSGYVVRVISGKTPAPEVNEWGRLFVDGWKANIIALVYMIPAILVFLLLGGIGLIAGMATTDPTAAGAAVLAALAGAFLAVIVAIVMSFIALFALMRFAHTDSLGEAFNFGAILSHIGKLGWGTWIIAVIVLIVVAFVYGFVVGIINMIPFLGFIIGLFLNVAFAVFYGRYLALVYEDTPAPA, encoded by the coding sequence GTGTTACACCTTATGGACTACGGTACTGTTATTTCCAGATCATTTGAGTATACCAAGGATGCTCTGGTAGGAAAGTGGATGGACTGGGTTATCCTGGCCGTCCTGGCACTCGTGCAGGCTATCACGCTCTCCCTGATTCCGCTCCTCAGCGGCTACGTCGTGCGGGTGATCTCCGGCAAGACGCCTGCCCCCGAGGTTAACGAGTGGGGCAGGCTCTTCGTCGACGGATGGAAGGCGAACATCATCGCGCTGGTCTACATGATCCCGGCGATCCTGGTCTTCCTGCTCCTCGGCGGCATCGGCCTCATCGCAGGGATGGCAACGACCGACCCGACCGCGGCCGGCGCCGCAGTCCTCGCTGCACTGGCAGGAGCCTTCCTCGCCGTCATCGTCGCGATCGTCATGTCGTTCATCGCCCTGTTCGCCCTGATGCGCTTTGCGCACACAGACAGCCTCGGCGAGGCGTTCAACTTCGGCGCGATCCTTTCGCACATCGGCAAACTCGGGTGGGGAACCTGGATCATCGCGGTCATCGTACTCATCGTCGTCGCGTTCGTCTACGGCTTCGTTGTCGGTATCATCAACATGATCCCGTTCCTGGGCTTTATCATCGGCCTCTTCCTCAACGTTGCATTTGCCGTCTTCTACGGCCGCTACCTTGCCCTGGTGTACGAAGACACGCCCGCTCCCGCGTGA
- a CDS encoding DUF4013 domain-containing protein, which yields MDYGNMLGDSFSYAKDAVWGKWVQWILLVISTIIFPVIMGYMVRIYSGVKPAPEVEGWVGLFIDGLKLLIIGFIYAIPVFIVMGIFFIPAFFAGNNGDPMLALGSIGIGLLVMFIVAILITLVSAIGTIRFAQKDSMGQAFAFGAILEHIGKIGWGSYIIALIILWIVGFVFGLVTSVLNAIPVIGWLISLFLYPVWGIFAARYMTLIYESAPAPA from the coding sequence ATGGATTATGGAAACATGCTGGGCGATTCGTTCAGCTATGCAAAAGACGCCGTCTGGGGCAAGTGGGTTCAGTGGATCCTGCTCGTCATCAGCACGATCATATTCCCTGTCATCATGGGGTATATGGTCCGCATTTACAGCGGTGTAAAGCCGGCCCCCGAGGTTGAGGGCTGGGTCGGGCTCTTCATCGACGGCCTGAAACTCCTTATCATCGGCTTCATCTACGCCATCCCGGTCTTCATCGTCATGGGCATCTTCTTCATACCGGCGTTCTTCGCCGGTAATAACGGGGACCCCATGCTCGCCCTCGGGTCGATAGGCATCGGTCTTCTGGTCATGTTCATCGTCGCGATTCTCATCACGCTGGTCTCGGCGATCGGGACCATCAGGTTCGCACAGAAGGACAGCATGGGCCAGGCGTTTGCCTTCGGCGCCATCCTCGAACACATCGGAAAGATCGGCTGGGGGAGCTACATCATCGCTCTCATCATCCTGTGGATTGTCGGGTTCGTCTTTGGTCTCGTCACCTCCGTGCTGAACGCGATCCCGGTCATCGGCTGGCTGATCTCACTCTTCCTGTACCCCGTCTGGGGCATCTTTGCGGCACGGTACATGACGCTGATCTACGAGAGCGCCCCGGCACCGGCGTAA
- a CDS encoding DUF4013 domain-containing protein, giving the protein MVCDMDYGNLVSGSLRYTKEALWGEWGRWVLLVILSLIQTFTLFLVPLFNGYIVRVLSGRTPAPEVDGWGRLFVDGWKWNIINLIYLIPVILIVIFFGGAAVASAIATEGATNPDAWAPAVAAALSGLLIAVVVGIIISIISLFAVVRFAHTDSLGQAFNFGAIFSHIGRIGWGSWIVAIIVLLLIGLVYAVVLGLIASIPILGWIINLFLGVAFGIFHARYLARAYESAPAPA; this is encoded by the coding sequence GTGGTATGTGATATGGACTACGGTAATCTTGTCTCCGGGTCGCTTAGGTACACGAAAGAGGCTCTCTGGGGCGAATGGGGACGGTGGGTGCTCCTGGTCATCCTCTCGCTCATCCAGACGTTCACGCTCTTTCTGGTCCCGCTTTTTAACGGCTACATCGTCCGGGTGCTCTCCGGCAGGACGCCGGCCCCCGAGGTGGACGGATGGGGCAGGCTCTTCGTCGACGGGTGGAAGTGGAACATCATCAACCTGATCTACCTGATCCCGGTCATCCTGATCGTGATCTTCTTCGGGGGGGCTGCGGTCGCCTCCGCCATAGCGACAGAGGGCGCCACAAACCCGGACGCCTGGGCCCCGGCCGTCGCCGCCGCCCTCTCCGGGCTCCTGATTGCGGTCGTCGTCGGGATCATCATATCGATCATCTCTCTCTTCGCGGTCGTGCGATTCGCCCACACGGACAGCCTCGGCCAGGCGTTCAACTTCGGTGCGATCTTTTCGCATATCGGGCGGATCGGGTGGGGTTCCTGGATCGTCGCGATCATCGTCCTCCTCCTCATCGGTCTCGTGTATGCGGTCGTGCTCGGCCTCATCGCCTCGATACCCATCCTCGGGTGGATCATCAACCTCTTCCTCGGGGTGGCGTTCGGCATCTTCCACGCCCGCTACCTCGCCAGGGCCTACGAGAGCGCTCCCGCACCGGCGTGA
- a CDS encoding GNAT family N-acetyltransferase yields MKIEKVRENKKQFLDLLLIGDEQEDMIDRYLDRGDLFALYDGGLKSVCVVTCEGDGIYELKNIATYEECRGQGYGRRLVEHILEHYRGKCRVMVVGTGDRPRSLRFYERCGFAVSHRVKNFFIDHYDHPIFDCGEQLVDMVYLRKEF; encoded by the coding sequence ATGAAGATTGAAAAAGTCCGGGAGAACAAGAAGCAGTTCCTTGACCTGCTGCTGATCGGGGACGAGCAGGAGGATATGATCGACCGCTATCTGGACCGCGGGGATCTGTTTGCCCTCTACGACGGCGGCTTGAAGAGTGTCTGCGTGGTGACGTGCGAAGGCGACGGCATCTATGAACTGAAGAACATAGCCACGTACGAAGAGTGCCGGGGGCAGGGCTACGGCAGGCGGCTCGTGGAGCACATCCTCGAACACTACAGGGGTAAGTGCCGCGTCATGGTCGTCGGCACGGGAGACCGTCCCCGTAGTCTCCGGTTCTACGAGCGTTGCGGGTTTGCCGTATCCCATCGCGTCAAGAACTTCTTCATCGACCATTACGACCACCCGATCTTCGACTGCGGCGAACAACTCGTCGATATGGTCTACCTGAGGAAGGAGTTCTGA
- the purH gene encoding bifunctional phosphoribosylaminoimidazolecarboxamide formyltransferase/IMP cyclohydrolase: MKWALLSVWDKAGIVDLAKVLAEHDYRLLSSGGTGAALAQAGVPYTDVSTHTGFPEMMHGRVKTLHPKIHGGILGRRGIDDAVMQEHGIEPIDLVVVNLYPFETMRDAGLTLEEMIEYIDIGGPAMVRAAAKNHKYVAVAVDPADYGAVADAVRRGGFSPEERLNLAAKAFARTAAYDGAIANYLAGIDRPFPDVLTVQFRNGRPLRYGENPHQAAAVYGDAGIAGEEPLQGKQMSYNNYLDVHAAVGLLREFDDCAVVIVKHNNPCGVATGDAPLPTYIAARDVDPVSAYGSIVALNREVTEDVAREFVGTFVEVVVAPSYTAGALEIMKAKENMRVLRLPKPVVQDEIRTIDGGVLVQRTEPCREDWRVVSEREPDAHEMRAMQLALKVCKHTKSNAIIFADEKAVIGIGAGQMNRVESAEIAVRKARKPLAGSAVASDAFLPFPDTLEVAAAAGATALVQPGGSIRDAEVIDAANRLNIAMVFTGVRHFRH, encoded by the coding sequence ATGAAGTGGGCACTGCTGTCTGTCTGGGATAAAGCAGGCATCGTCGATCTTGCAAAGGTGCTCGCCGAGCACGACTACCGGCTCCTGAGTTCCGGCGGCACCGGGGCCGCGCTCGCGCAGGCAGGCGTCCCGTACACCGACGTCTCCACCCATACCGGCTTTCCCGAGATGATGCACGGGCGGGTAAAGACCCTCCACCCGAAGATCCACGGGGGTATCCTCGGGCGCCGCGGCATCGACGACGCCGTGATGCAGGAGCACGGCATCGAGCCGATCGACCTTGTGGTAGTGAACCTCTACCCCTTCGAGACGATGCGGGACGCGGGGCTAACGCTTGAAGAGATGATCGAGTACATCGATATCGGCGGCCCGGCGATGGTGCGGGCAGCGGCGAAGAACCATAAGTACGTCGCGGTCGCGGTGGACCCCGCCGACTACGGTGCGGTGGCGGATGCCGTCCGGCGGGGCGGGTTCTCCCCCGAAGAGCGGCTGAACCTTGCCGCAAAGGCGTTCGCCCGGACGGCTGCCTACGACGGCGCGATCGCGAACTACCTCGCCGGCATCGACCGCCCGTTCCCCGATGTCCTCACGGTCCAGTTCCGCAACGGGAGGCCGCTCCGGTACGGCGAGAACCCGCACCAGGCGGCGGCGGTCTACGGCGATGCAGGCATCGCGGGAGAAGAGCCGCTCCAGGGCAAGCAGATGTCCTACAACAACTACCTCGACGTCCACGCCGCGGTCGGCCTGCTCAGGGAGTTCGACGACTGCGCCGTGGTCATCGTCAAGCACAACAACCCCTGCGGCGTTGCAACGGGCGACGCCCCCCTTCCGACCTACATCGCCGCCCGGGATGTCGACCCGGTCTCGGCCTACGGCTCGATCGTCGCCCTGAACCGCGAGGTGACGGAGGACGTCGCCCGGGAGTTTGTCGGGACGTTCGTCGAAGTCGTGGTCGCCCCGTCCTATACCGCAGGAGCGCTCGAGATCATGAAGGCGAAGGAGAACATGCGGGTGCTCCGGCTGCCGAAACCCGTGGTGCAGGACGAGATCCGGACCATCGACGGCGGCGTCCTGGTCCAGCGCACGGAGCCCTGCCGCGAGGACTGGCGGGTCGTGAGCGAGCGGGAGCCCGACGCCCACGAGATGCGGGCGATGCAACTTGCCCTGAAGGTCTGCAAGCACACGAAGAGCAACGCCATCATATTTGCCGATGAGAAAGCGGTCATCGGGATCGGCGCCGGGCAGATGAACCGGGTCGAGTCTGCGGAGATCGCGGTCCGGAAGGCCAGGAAGCCCCTTGCCGGCTCGGCGGTCGCCTCGGACGCCTTCCTCCCGTTCCCCGACACCCTGGAGGTCGCGGCGGCGGCAGGCGCGACGGCGCTCGTCCAGCCGGGCGGCTCCATCCGCGATGCGGAGGTCATCGATGCGGCGAACCGGCTCAACATCGCAATGGTCTTCACCGGCGTGCGGCACTTCCGGCACTGA
- a CDS encoding nucleotide exchange factor GrpE, with translation MKEDTSGPNEKQQDLAESADAASPALEELQKAYGDLNSRYLRLAADFDNYRKRMDRELDARTTFAIEEFAVELLEVIDNFERAERADGAALTEGMEQIKKLFITILERHGIKPLECRNLPFDPGRHEAIAYVPSDAEEGTVIDEVVRGYCMQDKVIRCAKVVVSRGLEE, from the coding sequence ATGAAGGAGGATACATCCGGACCAAACGAGAAACAACAGGATCTCGCTGAATCGGCGGATGCAGCATCTCCGGCGCTTGAAGAGCTGCAGAAGGCATATGGCGACCTTAACAGCCGTTATCTGCGCCTTGCGGCAGATTTCGACAACTACCGGAAGCGGATGGACCGGGAACTCGACGCCCGAACAACGTTCGCCATCGAGGAGTTTGCGGTGGAGTTGCTCGAAGTCATAGACAACTTCGAGCGGGCGGAGAGAGCCGACGGTGCAGCCCTCACGGAAGGGATGGAGCAGATCAAGAAACTCTTCATCACCATCCTCGAGCGGCACGGTATTAAGCCCCTCGAATGCCGGAACCTTCCTTTCGACCCGGGACGGCACGAGGCGATAGCCTACGTCCCTTCGGATGCGGAGGAGGGGACCGTGATCGACGAGGTCGTTCGCGGATACTGTATGCAGGACAAGGTCATCAGATGCGCAAAAGTTGTTGTATCTAGAGGATTGGAGGAATAA
- the dnaK gene encoding molecular chaperone DnaK, with the protein MVSEKVLGIDLGTTNSCMAIMEGGRATVIANAEGGRTTPSVVAFTKEGERLVGTVAKRQAITNPGRTIQSIKRKMGTSEKIAIGDKSYTPQEISAMILQKMKLDAEEYLGEKIAKAVITVPAYFNDAQRQATKDAGTIAGLEVLRIINEPTASALAYGIDKEGESTVLVYDLGGGTFDVSILQLGDGVFEVKSTAGNNRLGGDDFDKLVVDYLVDEFKKKEGADLRKDPVAMQRLRDAAENAKIELSTVQKTNINLPYITTTESGPKFMDIDLSRAKFEQLIGDLVDSTLGPVKQALADAKLSPDGIDHVLLVGGSTRVPLVQETVKKILKKEPDKGINPDECVALGAAIQAGVLTGETKDVLLLDVTPLSLGIETLGGIATKLIERNTTIPTRKSQVFSTAADGQTSVEIHVMQGERALAKDNFTLGRFQLTGIPPAPRGIPQIEVTFDIDANGIVHVSAKDLGTGNEQSITIKPQDSRPSEAEIERMMSDAKKFEAEDQKKREEIDLRNTADTAIFTAERALKDAKDTIDAADKEKIEGAIADLKKALEGDDLEAVKQKMDALTEAVYAVTTKMYQQAQAAQQQQATGAEKKDDTVVDADYEVKE; encoded by the coding sequence ATGGTTTCAGAAAAAGTTCTGGGTATCGATCTTGGGACAACCAACTCGTGCATGGCAATCATGGAAGGCGGACGGGCGACGGTCATCGCCAACGCCGAAGGCGGCAGGACCACCCCGTCCGTCGTAGCGTTCACCAAGGAGGGCGAGCGGCTGGTCGGCACCGTCGCAAAGCGGCAGGCGATCACCAACCCGGGCCGCACCATCCAGTCGATCAAGCGAAAGATGGGCACGAGCGAGAAGATCGCCATCGGGGACAAGAGTTACACGCCGCAGGAGATCTCCGCGATGATCCTCCAGAAGATGAAGCTGGATGCGGAGGAGTACCTGGGCGAGAAGATCGCGAAAGCCGTCATCACGGTGCCCGCCTACTTCAACGACGCCCAGCGGCAGGCGACGAAGGACGCAGGGACCATCGCCGGCCTCGAGGTGCTCCGGATCATCAACGAGCCGACCGCGAGCGCCCTCGCCTACGGCATCGACAAGGAAGGCGAGTCCACGGTGCTCGTCTACGACCTCGGCGGCGGCACGTTCGATGTCTCGATCCTCCAGCTCGGCGACGGCGTCTTCGAGGTCAAATCGACCGCGGGCAACAACCGCCTCGGCGGGGACGACTTCGATAAACTGGTCGTCGACTACCTGGTCGATGAGTTCAAGAAGAAAGAGGGGGCCGACCTCCGGAAGGACCCGGTCGCCATGCAGCGGCTGCGCGATGCGGCCGAGAACGCGAAGATCGAACTCTCCACCGTCCAGAAGACCAACATCAACCTCCCCTACATCACCACGACGGAGAGCGGTCCCAAGTTCATGGACATCGATCTCTCCCGCGCGAAGTTCGAGCAGCTCATCGGCGACCTCGTCGACTCGACCCTCGGGCCGGTGAAGCAGGCGCTCGCCGACGCCAAACTGAGCCCTGACGGTATCGACCACGTCCTCCTCGTCGGCGGGTCGACCCGGGTGCCGCTCGTGCAGGAGACGGTGAAGAAGATCCTCAAGAAGGAGCCCGACAAGGGCATCAACCCCGACGAGTGCGTCGCTCTCGGCGCCGCCATCCAGGCAGGCGTGCTGACGGGCGAGACGAAAGACGTCCTGCTCCTCGACGTGACGCCGCTCTCGCTCGGCATCGAGACGCTCGGCGGCATCGCGACGAAGCTGATCGAACGCAACACCACCATCCCCACAAGGAAGAGCCAGGTCTTCTCGACCGCCGCCGACGGCCAGACATCGGTCGAGATCCACGTGATGCAGGGCGAACGGGCGCTCGCGAAGGACAACTTCACCCTGGGCCGGTTCCAGCTCACCGGCATCCCGCCGGCACCCCGGGGCATCCCGCAGATCGAGGTCACGTTCGATATCGACGCAAACGGTATCGTCCACGTCTCGGCAAAGGACCTCGGCACCGGCAACGAGCAGTCGATCACCATCAAGCCGCAGGACTCCCGTCCCTCGGAAGCCGAGATCGAGCGGATGATGAGCGACGCGAAGAAGTTCGAGGCGGAAGACCAGAAGAAGCGCGAGGAGATCGATCTCCGGAACACCGCCGACACCGCCATCTTCACCGCCGAGCGTGCGTTAAAGGATGCGAAGGACACAATCGACGCCGCGGACAAAGAGAAGATCGAGGGCGCGATAGCCGACCTCAAGAAGGCGCTCGAGGGCGACGACCTCGAGGCGGTCAAACAGAAGATGGACGCCCTGACCGAAGCGGTATATGCTGTCACGACGAAGATGTACCAGCAGGCGCAGGCCGCCCAGCAGCAGCAGGCGACGGGTGCCGAAAAGAAGGATGATACCGTCGTTGATGCCGATTACGAAGTCAAAGAGTGA
- the dnaJ gene encoding molecular chaperone DnaJ, whose product MGPDSYYDTLGVSRNADDKEIRKAYRDLARKYHPDVCKEPGAEERFKKINEAYSVLSDSQKRAQYDQLGHDAYSNASRGSYSGGGGFSGGFNADFSGFGDIFETFFGGAGRQRSGPRPGADLLMKMRITLEEAAFGTEKEVGVDHVEPCPACEGSGSETKKTTTCPTCGGSGQMRQMSQSIFGNFVRMSTCTACGGRGKIPETRCKACNGSGHRRARQTVKVRIPPGVDTGMRLRMEGYGDAGEYGAPSGDLYIEISVAPHRTFTRRGDDLETIVEITPAQATLGSEVEVQTIDGRTVVLDIPAGVQYNTGLKIPGEGVRWQTRPGDMLVRVRIVVPDRLTEEERELYGRLLEMEGKKPSAKKGKGFFQDVVDKVKESVK is encoded by the coding sequence ATGGGTCCGGACAGCTACTATGATACTCTCGGTGTTTCGCGAAACGCCGACGATAAGGAGATCAGGAAAGCCTACCGGGACCTGGCACGAAAATATCACCCCGACGTCTGCAAGGAGCCCGGGGCCGAGGAGAGGTTCAAGAAGATCAACGAGGCCTACAGCGTCCTCTCGGACTCCCAGAAGCGCGCCCAGTACGACCAGCTGGGGCATGACGCCTACAGCAATGCGTCCCGGGGTTCGTACTCCGGCGGGGGAGGGTTCTCCGGCGGGTTCAACGCGGATTTCTCCGGGTTCGGGGACATCTTCGAGACCTTCTTCGGCGGCGCAGGCAGGCAGCGTTCCGGCCCACGCCCCGGGGCCGACCTCCTGATGAAGATGCGCATAACGCTCGAGGAGGCGGCGTTCGGGACCGAGAAGGAGGTCGGCGTCGACCACGTCGAGCCCTGTCCCGCGTGCGAAGGGTCGGGGAGCGAGACGAAGAAGACCACCACCTGCCCGACCTGCGGCGGTAGCGGCCAGATGCGGCAGATGAGCCAGTCCATCTTCGGGAACTTCGTCCGGATGAGCACCTGCACCGCCTGCGGCGGGCGGGGGAAGATACCCGAGACCCGGTGCAAGGCCTGCAACGGCAGCGGGCACCGGCGTGCCCGGCAGACCGTGAAGGTCCGGATCCCGCCGGGCGTGGATACGGGCATGCGCCTCCGGATGGAGGGCTACGGCGACGCCGGGGAGTACGGTGCGCCGAGCGGGGACCTCTACATCGAGATCAGCGTCGCGCCGCACAGGACGTTCACCCGGCGAGGCGACGACCTGGAGACGATCGTCGAGATCACCCCGGCCCAGGCGACGCTGGGCTCCGAGGTCGAGGTCCAGACGATCGACGGGCGCACCGTCGTCCTGGATATCCCGGCCGGCGTGCAGTACAACACCGGGTTAAAGATACCGGGCGAGGGCGTCCGGTGGCAGACCCGGCCCGGCGACATGCTGGTGCGGGTGCGCATCGTCGTGCCCGACCGCCTGACGGAGGAGGAGCGCGAACTCTATGGGCGCCTGCTCGAGATGGAGGGGAAGAAGCCCTCCGCGAAGAAGGGCAAGGGCTTCTTCCAGGACGTCGTCGACAAGGTGAAAGAGTCGGTGAAGTGA
- a CDS encoding class I SAM-dependent methyltransferase, whose translation MEDITIHEFDFALINEFFTELERQGPGSPEETIRALGFIGNLSNKTKIADLGCGTGFQTMVLAQNTEAAITALDLCAGSIDKLNATAGKLGLQNRVKGIVGSMDNLPFQNEEFDLIWSEGAIASIGFEKGLNHWKRFLKKDGYIAVTYESWYTDERPAEIEKWWLDAVPEIGTIAHNISIMQKAGYIPVAAFTLPESCWIDNYFVPQKARQEEFLKQHAGNKTVEDMIAFMRHEADLYSKYKQYYGYVFYIGKKM comes from the coding sequence ATGGAAGATATAACAATCCACGAATTTGATTTTGCCCTCATCAATGAATTTTTCACAGAACTTGAACGGCAGGGACCCGGCAGCCCCGAAGAAACCATCAGGGCATTAGGTTTTATCGGCAATCTTTCAAACAAAACAAAAATTGCCGATTTAGGCTGCGGCACAGGCTTTCAAACAATGGTTCTGGCACAAAATACAGAAGCAGCCATCACCGCCCTCGACCTTTGCGCCGGCTCGATTGATAAACTCAATGCAACAGCCGGAAAACTTGGTTTGCAGAACAGGGTGAAAGGTATTGTCGGTTCGATGGATAATCTGCCGTTTCAGAACGAGGAGTTCGATCTTATATGGTCTGAGGGGGCTATTGCCAGTATAGGTTTTGAAAAAGGCTTGAATCACTGGAAACGCTTCCTCAAAAAAGATGGTTATATTGCCGTAACCTATGAGTCATGGTATACCGATGAACGCCCCGCTGAGATTGAGAAGTGGTGGTTGGACGCAGTTCCTGAAATTGGCACGATAGCACATAATATTTCCATCATGCAAAAAGCAGGTTACATTCCTGTTGCCGCATTTACGCTGCCTGAAAGTTGCTGGATAGACAATTATTTTGTTCCGCAAAAAGCAAGGCAAGAGGAATTCTTGAAACAACATGCGGGAAATAAAACCGTTGAGGATATGATTGCGTTTATGAGGCACGAGGCGGACCTGTATTCAAAATACAAACAGTATTATGGATACGTATTTTATATCGGGAAAAAGATGTAA